The following proteins are encoded in a genomic region of Pungitius pungitius chromosome 17, fPunPun2.1, whole genome shotgun sequence:
- the LOC119218812 gene encoding transmembrane protein 106B isoform X2 has protein sequence MDHLCCKCVTMGKSFSHLFKQSGQDEGQESLTSPLEDSQTEEGKGRDVSQFPYVEFTGRDSVTCPTCQGTGRIPRGQENQLVALIPYSDQRLRPRRTKLYVSASVVVCLLLSSLAVFFLFPRSIDVSYVGVKSVFVSYNKDKRSVYLNITNTLNITNNNYYSVEVANITAQVQFAKTVIGKSRISNITAISPLDMKQIDYMVSTTFADEMNYMYDYCILQTIKVHNIVVMMQVTVTTTYFGHVEQVSQEMYQYVDCGGNTTTIKGMKPFRIPHPAE, from the exons ATGGATCATTTGTGTTGTAAAT GTGTGACTATGGGGAAGTCTTTTTCCCACCTCTTTAAGCAGTCAGGCCAAGATGAGGGCCAGGAGAGCCTCACCTCTCCTCTGGAGGACTCTCAGACTGAGGAGGGGAAGGGTCGAGACGTCTCCCAGTTTCCTTATGTAGAGTTCACAGGAAGGGACAGTGTGACGTGTCCAACGTGTCAAGGCACCGGGCGGATACCCAGAG GACAAGAAAATCAACTTGTGGCATTGATTCCATACAGTGACCAAAGGCTGCGACCCAGGAGGAC GAAGCTGTATGTGTCAGCATCCGTCGTGGTGTGCCTGCTGCTGTCCAGCCTTgctgttttcttcctctttcctcgCTCCATCGATGTGTCCTACGTTGGGGTCAAATCTGTTTTTGTCAGCTACAACAAAGACAAACGCAGCGTTTATCTCAACATTACG AATACCCTAAACATCACCAACAACAACTACTACTCAGTGGAGGTGGCCAACATCACAGCTCAGGTGCAGTTTGCCAAGACGGTGATTGGAAAATCTCGCATCAGCAACATAACTGCCATCAGTCCTCTGGACATGAAACAG ATCGACTACATGGTGTCCACCACCTTTGCAGATGAGATGAACTACATGTA tgacTACTGCATTCTCCAAACCATCAAGGTCCACAACATTGTCGTCATGATGCA agtgACCGTCACCACCACGTACTTTGGTCATGTGGAGCAGGTGTCTCAGGAGATGTACCAGTATGTGGACTGCGGAGGGAACACCACTACCATTAAAGGGATGAAGCCATTTCGCATCCCACATCCTGCTGAGTAA
- the LOC119218812 gene encoding transmembrane protein 106B isoform X1: MSVCKRINKTSSNRSYSGVTMGKSFSHLFKQSGQDEGQESLTSPLEDSQTEEGKGRDVSQFPYVEFTGRDSVTCPTCQGTGRIPRGQENQLVALIPYSDQRLRPRRTKLYVSASVVVCLLLSSLAVFFLFPRSIDVSYVGVKSVFVSYNKDKRSVYLNITNTLNITNNNYYSVEVANITAQVQFAKTVIGKSRISNITAISPLDMKQIDYMVSTTFADEMNYMYDYCILQTIKVHNIVVMMQVTVTTTYFGHVEQVSQEMYQYVDCGGNTTTIKGMKPFRIPHPAE, from the exons ATGTCTGTTTGTAAGAGGATAAACAAAACCAGCAGCAACAGGTCGTATTCAG GTGTGACTATGGGGAAGTCTTTTTCCCACCTCTTTAAGCAGTCAGGCCAAGATGAGGGCCAGGAGAGCCTCACCTCTCCTCTGGAGGACTCTCAGACTGAGGAGGGGAAGGGTCGAGACGTCTCCCAGTTTCCTTATGTAGAGTTCACAGGAAGGGACAGTGTGACGTGTCCAACGTGTCAAGGCACCGGGCGGATACCCAGAG GACAAGAAAATCAACTTGTGGCATTGATTCCATACAGTGACCAAAGGCTGCGACCCAGGAGGAC GAAGCTGTATGTGTCAGCATCCGTCGTGGTGTGCCTGCTGCTGTCCAGCCTTgctgttttcttcctctttcctcgCTCCATCGATGTGTCCTACGTTGGGGTCAAATCTGTTTTTGTCAGCTACAACAAAGACAAACGCAGCGTTTATCTCAACATTACG AATACCCTAAACATCACCAACAACAACTACTACTCAGTGGAGGTGGCCAACATCACAGCTCAGGTGCAGTTTGCCAAGACGGTGATTGGAAAATCTCGCATCAGCAACATAACTGCCATCAGTCCTCTGGACATGAAACAG ATCGACTACATGGTGTCCACCACCTTTGCAGATGAGATGAACTACATGTA tgacTACTGCATTCTCCAAACCATCAAGGTCCACAACATTGTCGTCATGATGCA agtgACCGTCACCACCACGTACTTTGGTCATGTGGAGCAGGTGTCTCAGGAGATGTACCAGTATGTGGACTGCGGAGGGAACACCACTACCATTAAAGGGATGAAGCCATTTCGCATCCCACATCCTGCTGAGTAA